In Komagataeibacter sucrofermentans DSM 15973, the genomic window TATCCGGCCTCAATCGACGAGCTTGAGGCCAATTTCCGCTACAAACTGTTCCAGGACCTTTCCAAAAATACCGTCACCATCCGCAACAACGGCAACCAGACGGCGCTGCCCTATCGGCGCATGGCCGCCTTTTTGCCGGGCGAGGGCGTGGGTGGGGCGGGGCTGCACTGGTCGGGCGTGCATTTCCGCATCCCGCCCGATGACCTGCGCCTGCGCTCGCGCGTGATCGAGAGATACGGCGCCAAATTCATCCCCGAAGGCATGAACCTTCAGGATTACGGCGTGACCTATGAGGAACTCGAACCCTTTTTTGACAAGGCCGAGAAAGTGTTCGGCACCTCGGGCGAGGCCTATAAGGTCAATGGCCAGGTCGTGGGGCAGGGCAATGTGTTCGCACCCTCGCGCTCGGATCATTTCCCCCTGCCGCCGCTCAAGGATGTCTATACTGCCCACCTGTTCCGCAAGGCGGCGGCGGAAGTGGGTTTTCATCCCTATTCGCTGCCCGCGGCCAATGCCTCGCAGCAATATACCAACCCGTATGGGGTGCAGATGGGGCCGTGCAATTTCTGTGGTTATTGCAGCGGCTATGCCTGTTACATGTATTCCAAGGCCTCGCCCAACGTGAACATCCTGCCGGTGCTGCGCAGACATCCGTTGTTCGAGCTTCGGCCCAACTGCCATGTGCTCAGGGTGGAACGCGACAGCACGGGCAAACGCGCCACGGGTGTTACCTATACCGATGCCGATGGCAAGGTCGTGACCCAGCCTGCGGAAATGGTGATCCTGACCGCCTTCCAGTTCCATAACGTGCGGCTGATGCTGCTTTCGGGCATTGGCAAGCCGTATGACCCGCTCAAGAACGAAGGCGTTGTGGGGCGCAATTTTGTCTACCAGAACGTAACCACCAGCACGGTGTGGCTCGACCCGAAGGTGGAGACCAACCAGTATATCGGCGCAGGCGGCGGCGGCGTTGCGTTTGATGACTTCAACAGCGAGAACTTTGACCACGGGCCGCTCGGCTTCGTGGGTGGTTCGCCGGTGTGGGTCAACCAGGCAGGGGTCAGGGCCATTGCGGCGGCACATTCCGGCGGCCCGCCGGGCACGCCACGCTGGGGCAGTGCGTGGAAGGCGGGCATGATCGACACCTATCGCCACTCCCTGCGCATCGACGCGCATGGGGCGAACATGGCTTACCGCGATGTCTATCTCGATCTCGACCCGACATGGAAGGACGCCTACGGCCAGCCGCTGCTGCGCATGACGTTTGACTGGAAGGACAACGACATCCGCATGAACCGCTACGTGGTGGATAAAATTGGTGACGTGGCGAAAGCCATGGGCGCGCGTGACGTGCATCTGACCAGGCGTGAATTCGGCAGGCCATTCGATACGCGCCAGTACCAGACCACCCATCTGGGTGGTGGCGCCGTGATGGGCACGGACCCGCAGACAAGCGCGCTTAACCGCTACATGCAGTCATGGGATGTGCATAATGTGTTCGTGATCGGGGCCAACGCCTTCCCGCAGGGCACGGGCTACAACCCCACCGGCATGGTCGCGGCCCTGGCCTACTGGGCGGCGCACCACATCCGCACCACCTACCTTGCCCATCCCGGCCCGCTGGCCGGATGAGGGGGGTATGGAAATCCGGGCTGCGCCTCATGGCCGCAGTCCTGCTGGTCCTGTCGGCTCGGGGTGCCCCGCCTGCGCGGGCGCAGGAGGCGCAGGCTCCGGCAGATCTGGTCACGCGTGGGGAATATGTGGCCGAGGCGGCGGATTGCGGCGCCTGCCACACCGTGCCCGGTGGCCCGCACTTTGCAGGCGGGATGGCCTTTCACCTGCCCACCGGCACGCTGTATGCGCCCAACATCACGCCGGATGCAAAGGCGGGGATCGGCCAGTATTCCGAAGCCGAATTCATCCGCGCCATACGCAATGGCATCCGCCGCGACGGGGCCACGCTGTACCCGGCCATGCCCTATCCCTCCTACGCCCGCATGACCGATGACGACCTGCATGCGCTTTATGCCTATTTCATGCAGGGGGTTAAGCCTGTCGCTACGCCGGTGGTGCAGGATGGCATGCACTGGCCGTTGTCCATGCGCTGGCCGCTCACGGTATGGCGCAGGCTGTTTGCCCCTGATCCGGCGGCAACGCTAAAGGGGGCTACGGCGCGTAATTTCCCCGACCCGGTGGTGGCGCGCGGGGCCTATCTGGTCGAAGGGCCAGGCCATTGCGGGGCCTGCCACACGCCGCGCGCCGTGACCATGCAGGAAAAAGCCCTGACGGCGGAGGATGGTGCGCTCTACCTGTCTGGCGGGGCCCCGGTTGATGGCTGGCGGCCTGTCAGCCTGCGTGGCGAGAACCGTACCGGGCTGGGGCGGTGGAGCGAGCAGGATATCGTGCGCTTTCTGGCCACCGGGCGCATGCCACTTGGTGCTGCCTTTGGGGGCATGACCGATGCCATCAACCACGGCACCCAGCACATGACGGCGGATGACCAACTCGCCATTGCCCGCTACCTCAAGACCCTCTCGCCCACAACACCTGCAAAGGCGCCGGGCTGGGCATATGACCCTGCCGCCACCAATGCCCTGCGCGCGGGTGATATGGGCGCGCGCGGCGCGCGGCATTACGTGGATAGCTGTGCCGCCTGCCACCGCACCGACGGGCACGGCTACCCCACAACCTTCCCGCCGCTGGCGGGCAACCCGGTGGTGATGGACCCGACACCGGATTCGCTCATTCGCATCGTGCTGGAGGGCAATACGCTGCGGGCGACGAAGCAGGCCCCTTCCGCCTTTGTCATGCCCGGTTTTGCCGCCCGCATGGATGATGCGGCGGTGGCCGATACCGTAAGCTTCATCCGCGCCGCATGGGGTAATGATGCGCCTGCTGTGAATGTGGCCGATGTTGCGCGCATCCGGCGCAGCCTGTCGCCTGAACACCCGCCCGCCTCGCTGCCCATGAACTGATTGTGAACGCCATGCGGCGCGTGGCGCGATTGCCCTTGCGGTCCTGACTTGCATGAATGGGCGCGGGCCGCACAAACCGGGGGAGAATATCCATGACCATGCACAGGCGTGATCTGCTGTTCGGTGCGGCTCTCGTGGCGGTAGCGGGTTCTGCTTCCCTGGCGCAGGCGGCTGAACCCGCGCAGATGCCCATCAATCACGACCATGGCGCCGCCCCCGAAGGCCCGTTCGAGATCGTGGCCCGTTTCGATGGTCCCGGCCCGTCGGGCATTGCGGTCACGGGCGGGCGGGTGTTCGTGGGGTTTCCGCGCCATGCGGTCAACCACAGGGGCGCGACGCTGGCCGAACTGAAAAATGGCCGTCTTCTGCCCTATCCCGATGCCGCTACCGCCATGCCCTCAGGCCGGCCGCCTGCCACCCGGCTCATGTCCATCCACGGCATGACCACCGATGCGAAGGGGCGGCTCTGGGCCATTGATGATGGCAAGCTGGCAGGCGAGCCACTGGCGGCGGGGGCGGCCAAGGTGATCGGCATCGACCCGGCCACCAACCACATCTTCGCCAGTATCGTGCTGACTGCGCCCACCCTCCTGCCCGACAGCCACATGAACGACCTGCGCGTGGACCTGACGCATGGACCGCAGGGCACGGTGTTCATTACCGATTCCTCGTTTGGCCAGTCGCCCGCCCTCGTGGTGGTGGATGTAGCGAGTGGCCGCCAGCGCCGGGTGCTGGCAAGTCACCCCTCCATTCAGGCCGAACACCCCTTCATGGCGGTGGTGGAGGGGCGGCCGCTGGTGTTTGACCCGCCTGCGCACAAGCCTGCCTTTGTCTCGGGCGGGGTGGATGGCATCACGCTCTCGCCCGACAGCGCCACGCTGTATTACAGCCCGCTGACCAGCAGGCGGCTGTACAGTATTCCCACCGCCCTGCTGGCCGATTTTGACAAAACCGATGCGCAGCTTGCCGCAGCCATAAGCGATCTGGGCGAAAAGGGTGTGGCTGACGGGCTGGCCACTGATGCGCAGGGCCGCATCTACACCACCAATTTCGAGCATGACGCCATCTTCCGCCGCAATACCGATGGCTCGTTCGACACCATGGTGCGCGACCCGCGCGTGCTCTCGCCCGATGGCATTTTTGTTGATGGCACCATGGTTTACTGCACGCTGGGCCAGTGGAACCGCCTTGGTGGCCTCAACGGGGGCCATGATCTGCGCGTGCCGCCCTATTACCTGATCCGCTTCCCCACCGATGCGCCAGCACCGGTTGATGCCACAAAGCCCTTGCCGGGTTAGTTGCCCCTTTCCCCCGGCGCTGAATTGCGGCAACAATCGTGGCCATGAATATTATGTCGCGCATGATCCTGCCCCTGATGCGGCGCCTGGAGCCCGAGGCCGCCCATCATATTGCTCTTGATGCCCTGCAACTTGGCCTTGGCGGCGTCTCCTGCCCCGGTAATGACGACCCGGCGCTGTCCGTCCGCGCCATGGGGCTGCGCTTTCCCAACCCCATCGGCATGGCGGCGGGGTTTGACAAGAACGCCGTGGTGGTGCGCCCGCTCACGCGCGCGGGCTTCGGCTTTGTCGAGGCCGGCACCGTCACTCCGCGCCCGCAGCCCGGCAACCCGCAGCCGCGCCTGTTCCGCCTGACCGAAGACCGCGCCATCATCAACCGCATGGGCTTCAACAACCAGGGCATCGACCGCTTTGCCGTGCGCATGGCGCGGCTGCATCGCGTGTCCTCGCCGCGCCGCAAGCCCGGCGCGCAGGTGCCGGTGGGGGCCAACCTTGGCATCAACAAGGTGGGTGCAGACCCCGAGCGCGATTACCCCATGCTGGTGGGGCGCGTTAAGCACTATGCCGATTATATCGTCATCAACCTGTCATCGCCCAACACGCCGGGGCTGCGCGACCTGCTTGAGGCATCACGGCTCAAGGGCATTCTTGACGCCATCAATGCAGCCCACCCCGAGCGCCCGCCGCTGCTGGTCAAGATCTCGCCCGATATCGCGCATGATGATGTCGAAGCCGTGGTCGAGGCCGCCATTGCCGGCGGCGCGCAGGGGCTGATCGTGTCCAACACCACCATCTCGCGCCCGGCGGGGCTGCTCAGCCCCTACGCTACCGAGACCGGAGGGCTGTCGGGCCGCCCGCTGCGCCCGCTGGCGCAGGACATGCTGACCCGCGTGGCGAAGGTGGCGGCAGGCCGCGTGGCGCTGGTGGCCAGCGGTGGCATCGAGACCGGCGTGGACATTCTCGACCGGGTCAAGGCCGGGGCCGACCTTGTGCAGATCTATACGGCTTATGTGTACGAAGGGCCGGGCATTCTCAAGCGCCTCAAGGCCGAGACGCTCCGCGCCCTGCGGGCCGAAGGTTTCGAGACGCTGGCCGATGCCAAAGGGGCCGCCCTTAAATGAAATGGCATGATGGCCTGGCCGCGCTAAGCCTTGATTATGATGGCTATATCCTCGACCTGTGGGGCGTGGTGCATAATGGCGTAGTACCTTATCCCGGCGTGCTGGAATGCCTGCAACGCCTGCGCGAGGCGGGCAAGCGGGTGGTCCTGCTCTCCAACGCGCCGCGGCGCACCGCCACGGTGGAGCCGGGCCTGCGCCGCATGGGCGTGAGTGCGGACCTGTATGATGGCATCATGACCAGCGGCGAGTGCACGCATCGCATGCTTGCCGCCCGCACCGACCCGTGGTTTGCGGGGCTGGGCCGCCGCATGGTCCATCTCGGCCCCGACAAGGACGTGGATGTCTATGCCGGGCTTGACCTTGATGTGGTGACCGACCCCGCTCAGGCAGATTTCGTGCTCAATACCGGGCCGGACGCCGAACTGGGCGAGGAGGAAATTACCCCCTACCTGCCCCTGCTGGAGCAGTGCGCGGCCCGCAGCCTGCCCATGATCTGCGCCAACCCCGACCAGCAGGTGATTCGCGGCAGCCAGCGCCTGATCTGCGCGGGTGCGATGGCAAGCTGGTATGAAAGCCGCAACCGTGCCGTGCGCTGGATTGGCAAGCCCTACCCGGAAGTCTACGCGCTGGCGTTATCGCTACTTGATGTGCCGGGCGAGCGCGTGCTGGCGCTAGGCGATGCGCTGGCCACCGACATGCGTGGTGCCGCCACGGCAGGCATTGACGGCTGCTGGGTGCTGGGCGGCATCCATCAGGAAATGCTGGGCGGCAGCTGGGAGCACAACCGCAACCCCGATTACGATCTGGCGGTGGCGGAAGCGACCGCAGCCGGGCTAACCCCGGTCGCCTGCGTGCCGTCGCTGCGCTGGTAGGCCATATGCGTCTGGCCCGGCGCATGTGACATCCGCAATGCCCTGAAATGATAAAAGTTTTTGGCGACGTTTTTCAAAAAGCTTCGAAAGACGTCGCCTTTAAAAAAGGCGATACCCAAAAACTTTTCTTCTGTAAAACAAGTCCGGATGGATCGCGTGTTTCACTGTCCCATCGATCAGGATACGCGCGCCAGGGTCTGGCGTGATTGCATGCAGTTTGAAAGATTCTGCCAAGGCGGCCTGCACGTGTGGCAGCCGGTCCTGACTGACGTCAGGCGTGGCCCGCCGCCCCGGTAAACCACGCCGGGTCAATGCGCACGCTGGCCAGCGCCTGCCGCCACTTGGCGTTATGGTCGGGGCCGAACACGATGGCCTCGGTGGCGGGGGCGGCAACCCAGGCATTGTGGTGCAGCATCTCGTCTTCCAGCTGGCCTGCCTCCCAGCTGGCATGGCCCATGGCCAGCATGGCGTGGGCCGGGCCGTTGCCATCGGCAATGTCACGCAGCACGTCAAGGCTGGCGGTCAGCGTCGTGCTGTCATCGACCGGCAGGCTGCCATCGCCGCTCCAGTCCGATGTATGCAGCACGAAGCCGCGCCCGTTATCCATCGGGCCGCCCGCGCACAGATTGATGCGGCGGCGGGGCGGCACGGGCGCAATGCCAAGCTGTTCAAGCACATCATCAAGTACGGGTTGCGACAGCCTGCGGTTGACGACCAGCCCCATTGCGCCATCCTCGGGCGTATGGGCGCATAGATAGATGACACTCCGCGCGAAGGCGGGGTCGGTCAGGGCAGGGGTGGCCACCAGCAGGTGACCGGTCAGGCTACGGCCTGGAGATGTCGCGAAGGAAGCCATACACCACCATAGAACCGGATTTGCCCTCTTTTGCAACCATTTCAGCTTCGGGTTGTATGGTTGTTAGCCCCCATGACGGGAGGCGACGGATATGCAAGGCTGACCACCGACACAGCAGGAGAAAAGACCATGAAGCAGATTGCACTGGTAACGGGGGCCACGGCCGGATTCGGCAAGGCAATCGCCACGCGGCTCGTGCGTGATGGGTATCGTGTCATTGCCACCGGCCGCAGGCGCGAACGCCTTGATGCGCTGGCGGCCGAACTCGGGCCGGACCTGCTGGCCTTCGAGCTGGACATGACCGATGCCGCAGCCATTGCCGCCCTGCCGGGCAGCCTGCCCGAGGGCTGGCGCGATGTGGATGTGCTGGTCAATAACGCGGGTCTCGCCCTGGGCATGGAAAAGGCGCAGGAGGCGGACGTGGCCAACTGGCAGACCATGATCGCCACCAACGTGACCGGCATGGCCGAACTGACGCGCGTGCTGCTGCCTGGCATGGTGGCGCGCGACCGCGGGCATGTCGTGACGCTGGGCAGCACGGCGGGCATCTATCCCTATACCGGCGGCAATGTGTATGGCGCGACCAAGGCGTTCGTGCGCCAGTTCACCCGCAACCTGCGCTGCGACCTGCTGGGCCATAATGTGCGCGTGACCAATATCGAGCCGGGCCTGTGTGGCGGCAGCGAGTTCAGCACCGTGCGCCTGCGCGACCCGGCCAGGGCGGCGGCGGTGTATGAAGGGACCAAGCCCCTGCTGCCCGAGGATATTGCCGAGACCCTGTCCTGGATCATTGCGCTGCCGCGTCATGTGAATATCAACGAGGTGGAGATGATGCCGACCTGTCAGGCGGCTGGTGGCCTCGCGGTGGCGCGGGGCATGAAGGATTGAGTATGGCCCGCAAGAAAACGACCACAAACACGCTCGCGCGGCGTTTCAGCGTGCATAATGGCAAGGGGTTCTCCCTTGCCGACTGCCCGACCCGGGCAGCGGAGGCCTGCGGGCTGGACAAGAAAACCGGCAAGCAGCTGCTCAGGGAGCGCATCCGTCACCTCTCGCAACTGCAGGCCCTGCTATACGCCAACAACACATGGTCGGTGCTGGTCGTGCTGCAGGCCCTTGATGCGGGCGGCAAGGATGGCGTGATCAAGCATGTCATGTCGGGCATCAACCCGCAGGGGGTCAGTGTCTCGTCATTCAAGCAGCCCGGCCCGGTCGAGCTGGCGCATGGTTATCTGTGGCGCGAGCACATGGTGGCGCCTGCTGCTGGCCGCATCGGCATCTTCAACCGCAGCCATTATGAGGAAGTGCTCGTCACCCGCGTGCACCCCGAACTGCTCGAGCACGAATGCCTGCCGCTGAGCCTGCGCCGCAGGCCCACCTTCTGGAAGGACCGTTACGAGGATATCAGCAGTTTCGAGCGCTACATGGCCCGGCAGGGCACGATCGTGCTGAAGTTCTTCCTGCATCTTTCCAAGGAGGAGCAGCGCCTGCGCTTTTTGAAGCGCATCAGGCACCGCGCCAAGAACTGGAAGTTCTCACCTGCCGATATTCATGAGCGTCAGTACTGGGATGACTACCAGAACGCCTATGAGGAAGCGATCCGTCACACGGCCCACCCCGATGCACCGTGGTTTGTCGTGCCCGCCGACCAGAAATGGTTCGAGCGCCTGGTCGTGATCGAGGCGATCATCGACGCGCTGGAGAAGCTGCACCTGAAAATGCCCGCCATGGACCCCGCCATGGAGGCGGATATGGAAAAGGCCCGCAGGCAGCTTGAGGCGGAAGCCCCCCGGCCCGCGCATAACCCCGTTCATTGACGCCGCCGCCCGCGCACCGCAAAAGATTGTAATCTTTTGAAGAGGGAGAACATTCAGATGGCGGCAATGCGCTGGCAGCGATGCGTGATGACGGGGCTCGGGGCGGTCGTGGCACTGCAGATGGGGAGTATTGCGCCCGCCCATGCGCGGCACCACCACCACCGGCACGAAAGTGAATACACGCGTGATGAGACGCAGGACACGCAGGGCGCGCAAAGCGGCCGCGAGGGCGGCAGCTCACGCCCGCAGCCCATTGCCAGCCCCGTGCCCACGGCCTGCGATGACGGCAAATTCCTAGCCGATCTTCAGGCTGCGGAAGCCAGCAGCAGCGAAGCCCACCCCGACCGGGTCGAGCATGTGTGCGGGAAGGTCATCGCCGTTTCGGCGTCCAAGCGCACGCGCAGCGGCCTGCACGGGTATTTTTATGTTGACGTGGGGCATGGCGTGTCCATCCGCATCGTGTCGGATCTGGACCGGATGACAGCACCCACATGGCCTTGGGTGGCCAAGGACGACCAGGCCGATGTGCTGGGCCGCTATTATTATGATAATGCCCGCCGCCAGGGCATTGACTGGACCCATCATGGCACCGGGCGGAGCTGGCCGGTTGAGGGCTATGTCAGCGTCAACGGCACCCGTTACCAGTAATCACGTTGATAAGAGTTTTTGGGGGCCGCCTTTTTTCAAAAAGGCGGCGTTCTTCTGAAGCGTTTTGAAAAATGCTTCTCCAGAAACTCTTGTCAGGGATGGGCGCGTGGAGCGAACAGGATCAGCCCTGCACCCGCAAGGCAGATCGCGGCGCCCAGTATATCCCACCGATCAGGCGGCAGGCCTTCGACCAGCCAGGACCAGATCAGGCTGGCCACGATGTACACGCCACCATAAATGGCATAGGCCCGCCCCGCGTTATCAGCAGGGCTGAAGGTCAGCAGCCACGCAAAAACCACCAGCGACAGGCAGCCCGGCACCAGCACGAACGGCGAGCGGCCAAGGCGCATCCAGGCCCAGAAACAGAAGCAGCCGCCAATCTCGGCAAAGGCTGCGGGAATGTAGATGGCGGCGGTGAGCATGGTCTTCCTGTAGAAAAAAGATCAGAAGTTTTTAGTGAAGCTTTTTTCAAAAAAGCAGCGCTAAAAAAAACAGGAGCCATTTCTGGCTCCTGTTCTTGTTTTCAGGTTAAGCGGATTACGCTCAGTCAGCAGCTTCGGCTTCGCGGGTGCTGTCGCCTTCATCGCCTTCGGGGGAATCGTTTTCCGCCTGCGAGATATATTCAAAGTCGAGCTTGCCATCCTTGAGCGTGATCTTGGCAACCCCGCCCTTGGTCAGCTTGCCAAACAGCAGTTCCTCGGCCAGCGGCTTCTTGATGTTTTCCTGAATGACACGGCCCAGGGGGCGCGCGCCATACAGGCGGTCGTAGCCACGTTCGGCCAGCCATTCCCGCGCGGCGGACGAGATCTCGATCATCACGTTGCGATCAGCCAACTGGGCTTCAAGCTGGAAGATGAACTTCTCCACCACCCGGTCCACCACATGCGGCGACAGGTTGGCGAACGGAATGATCGCATCAAGCCGGTTGCGGAACTCCGGCGTGAACAGGCGCTTGATCGCATCCTCGTCCTCGCCTTCGCGACTGGTGCGGCCAAAACCGATGGCCTCCTTGCTCAGGTCGGCGGCGCCCGCGTTCGTGGTCATGATCAGCACCACGTTGCGGAAATCGACCGTCTTGCCGTTATGGTCGGTCAGCCGCCCATGGTCCATCACCTGCAGCAGCACGTTATACAGATCCTGATGCGCCTTCTCGATTTCATCAAGCAGCAGGACCGCATGCGGGTGCTGGTCAATGGCATCGGTCAGCAGGCCACCCTGGTCAAAGCCCACATAGCCCGGCGGTGCGCCGATCAGCCGCGAGATCGAATGCCGCTCCATGTATTCCGACATGTCGAAGCGGATCAGCTCAATGCCCAGCGTTGCCGCAAGCTGCTTGGCCACTTCCGTCTTGCCCACGCCCGTGGGGCCGGAGAACAGGTAGTTGCCAATCGGCTTTTCCGGGTCGCGCAGGCCCGCGCGTGACAGCTTGATCGCGGCCGTCAGGGCCTCGATCGCCTTGTCCTGCCCGTACACCATGCCCTTGAGGTCACGCTCGAGCGAACGCAGGGTTTCCTTGTCGTCCGACGAGACGCTCTTGGGCGGGATGCGGGCGATCTTCGCCACGATGTCTTCCACATCCTTCAGCGTAACGGTCTTGCGGCGGCGGTTCTCGGGCACCAGCATGCGCGAGGCGCCAACCTCGTCAATCACGTCGATGGCCTTGTCGGGCAGCTTGCGGTCGTGGATGTACTTGGCGGCAAGTTCCACCGCCCCACGGATCGCATCATCGGTGTAGCGCACCTTGTGGTGCTTCTCGTAATTGACCTTGAGGCCACGCAGGATCTTGATCGCATCCTCGACCGAAGGCTCCGCCACGTCGATCTTCTGGAACCGGCGTACGAGTGCACGGTCTTTCTCGAAGTGCTGGCGGTATTCCTTGTAGGTGGTCGAGCCCATGCAGCGCAGCGTGCCGGCGGCAAGGGCGGGCTTGAGCAGGT contains:
- the clpA gene encoding ATP-dependent Clp protease ATP-binding subunit ClpA, whose product is MLSRNLEQTLHRALTLAGDRRHEYATLEHLLLALIDDPDAVTVFRACGVDLNKLRTDLTDFLDKDLAGLAADRTVDPKPTAAFQRVIQRAAIHVQSTGRDEVTGANVLVALFAERESHAVYFLQLQDMTRLDAVNFISHGIAKAPDRSTRRPVAGSPPEGGETEERGKTGQKNQDALSTYCTNLNDKAQEGKVDPLIGRDSEIERTIQILCRRTKNNPLYVGDPGVGKTAIAEGLAKRIVEGDVPEVLLNATIYSLDMGALLAGTRYRGDFEERLKAVVTELDNNPGSILFIDEIHTVIGAGATSGGAMDASNLLKPALAAGTLRCMGSTTYKEYRQHFEKDRALVRRFQKIDVAEPSVEDAIKILRGLKVNYEKHHKVRYTDDAIRGAVELAAKYIHDRKLPDKAIDVIDEVGASRMLVPENRRRKTVTLKDVEDIVAKIARIPPKSVSSDDKETLRSLERDLKGMVYGQDKAIEALTAAIKLSRAGLRDPEKPIGNYLFSGPTGVGKTEVAKQLAATLGIELIRFDMSEYMERHSISRLIGAPPGYVGFDQGGLLTDAIDQHPHAVLLLDEIEKAHQDLYNVLLQVMDHGRLTDHNGKTVDFRNVVLIMTTNAGAADLSKEAIGFGRTSREGEDEDAIKRLFTPEFRNRLDAIIPFANLSPHVVDRVVEKFIFQLEAQLADRNVMIEISSAAREWLAERGYDRLYGARPLGRVIQENIKKPLAEELLFGKLTKGGVAKITLKDGKLDFEYISQAENDSPEGDEGDSTREAEAAD